A single genomic interval of Helianthus annuus cultivar XRQ/B chromosome 13, HanXRQr2.0-SUNRISE, whole genome shotgun sequence harbors:
- the LOC110898423 gene encoding ribosomal RNA processing protein 1 homolog has product MAVEQSTTTTTTTDPPTAITQPQSLPLIRNLASCNTAARSKALRELTSWLPTQPQISDDEMKKLWKGLFYCIWHADKAPVQSNLINKLSSMLLTLDVPLSLHYLSVFFTTVRREWSGIDVLRLDKFYLLIRRFVNSSFKLMKKYDWNLDLCRRVVNVFEEKCLLASEKKFLGNGVNYHIASVFLDELNGYLPVSGQEVYQVFEILFKPLLRVMSVSEDKVLVGKIKSNVFERLLCMGKSLIAKKKSGGEGEGEEDSEVVNLGTIALKMGFASKFYDLGSGSECFQGNRKVLFGLNKEFLKLEKELEASGVDVKFPTVEGDDGDEEVPDLVPIVGNETQNSSVLLLEGSKSVAEGSKKSSKKKKKKKGAKEGLDSEKQETGKENDDANMITANGESASNGVASDTNDVSFTELFKSNLQKEFEKVAEEDGLDKDGESSLHEDLSTITISSTKVSKKRKRVKSVEARGANNGDNTEQGGTAMKSGGEKSAKKVRFSKNNLVWKPQSPLPPQSLRIPPSVTPRGSALKKGVPPGPIREMPPAVKKAKKKKAKVRKVMKTTSPAMKRLRKLQTLST; this is encoded by the coding sequence ATGGCGGTAGAacaatccaccaccaccaccaccaccacagatCCACCAACCGCCATCACACAACCACAATCTCTCCCCCTAATCCGAAACCTAGCCTCCTGCAACACCGCCGCTAGGTCAAAAGCTCTCCGAGAACTCACCTCCTGGCTCCCAACACAGCCCCAAATCTCAGACGACGAGATGAAAAAGCTCTGGAAAGGCCTCTTCTACTGCATCTGGCACGCCGATAAAGCTCCGGTACAATCCAATCTCATTAACAAACTCTCCTCCATGCTCTTAACCCTAGATGTTCCGTTATCGCTTCATTATCTATCTGTTTTTTTCACCACTGTTCGCCGTGAATGGTCCGGTATTGATGTCCTTAGGTTAGATAAGTTTTACTTGCTTATTCGCCGGTTTGTTAATTCTAGTTTTAAATTGATGAAAAAGTATGATTGGAATTTGGATTTGTGTCGGCGTGTGGTTAATGTGTTTGAAGAGAAGTGTTTGTTGGCTAGTGAGAAGAAGTTTTTAGGTAATGGTGTTAATTATCATATTGCTTCGGTTTTTCTCGATGAATTGAACGGTTATTTGCCGGTTAGCGGACAAGAAGTGTATCAAGTGTTTGAGATTTTGTTCAAGCCTTTGCTTAGGGTTATGAGTGTGAGTGAAGATAAGGTGTTGGTTGGGAAAATTAAGAGTAATGTTTTCGAGCGGTTGTTGTGTATGGGGAAGAGTTTGATTGCGAAGAAGAAGAGTGGAGGAGAGGGGGAAGGGGAAGAGGATAGCGAGGTTGTGAATTTGGGGACAATCGCGTTGAAAATGGGGTTTGCGAGTAAGTTTTATGATTTAGGGTCGGGTAGTGAGTGTTTTCAAGGGAATAGGAAGGTTTTGTTCGGGTTGAATAAGGAGTTTTTGAAGTTGGAGAAGGAGTTGGAAGCTTCGGGTGTGGATGTTAAGTTTCCGACTGTTGAAGGTGACGACGGTGATGAAGAGGTTCCGGATTTGGTACCTATTGTTGGTAATGAGACGCAGAATAGTTCTGTTTTGCTATTGGAAGGTTCGAAAAGTGTAGCAGAAGGATCGAAGAAGTCTtcgaagaaaaagaagaagaagaagggggCTAAAGAGGGGTTAGATAGTGAAAAACAAGAAACGGGAAAAGAAAATGACGATGCTAACATGATTACCGCAAATGGGGAGAGTGCAAGCAATGGTGTAGCTAGTGATACGAATGATGTTTCGTTTACCGAGCTTTTTAAATCAAATCTTCAGAAGGAGTTTGAGAAGGTGGCTGAAGAAGATGGTTTGGATAAAGATGGCGAATCAAGCTTGCATGAAGATTTATCAACAATCACCATCTCCAGTACTAAAGTTTCGAAAAAGAGAAAACGAGTGAAGAGTGTTGAAGCCCGCGGAGCAAACAATGGTGACAACACTGAACAAGGAGGTACCGCCATGAAGAGTGGTGGTGAAAAGAGCGCGAAAAAAGTTAGATTTTCAAAGAATAACTTGGTTTGGAAGCCACAGAGTCCGTTGCCACCTCAAAGTCTCAGAATTCCGCCGTCTGTTACGCCTAGAGGCAGTGCGTTAAAGAAAGGGGTGCCACCTGGACCAATTAGAGAGATGCCGCCTGCAGTGAAAAAGGCGAAGAAGAAGAAGGCGAAGGTTAGGAAGGTGATGAAGACCACCTCCCCTGCAATGAAACGATTGAGGAAGCTGCAGACGCTTTCGACTTAA